Genomic DNA from Candidatus Nitrosopumilus koreensis AR1:
AGGGCAACAGACTCAAAACATTGATGATAATCTCTTACAACTAGTAACTGAAGGAAATAATGATGCTGTCTTTACCAGAAGTTCCTTTGATAAAATGGATCTAAGTGATAAAAAAATTACAATATCTTATTCACTTGATAATATTTCATCACTTGAACAATTTTGGATTTATTTCTCGCATGATGACTTTGAGTCTTGGTATACTCACAAGATATCCGTTCCTAAAGCAACTGATGGCAAGTTGTTGACATACACTTTCCAAATATCTGATTCAGACATTACTGGTGAGCCCGACATGTCTTCACTATCTCAAGTACAGGTCAGAATAAAAGATAATTCTGTTGGTCCTGTAACTTTGAATTTATATGAATTTTTTATTGAAAACACCTCCTCTGATCAAATAACTAATGTGGGATACTCTGATCTAGAAAGTTGCAACTGTGTAGCATTTAGACTGGATGACATCCAAGACTTTTTCTTGGCCGACGTACAAATAGAACTGATTAAGACTTTTCAAAGAAATAACGTTGATCTAACAATTGGAGTGATTGCAAATCAAATTGGAAAAGACATTGATCTAACTGACTTTGTCTCAAGTGTGTCTGATGCGCCTGGAATCGGGTTTGCAAATCATGGGTGGAACCATGATGATTTTGCACAATTTGATACCGTGGGTCAGGAGATGTTGATATTAAGATCCAACAACAAGATTGTTGAATTGTTTGGGGTGGAACCAACTGTTTTCATCCCACCTTTTAACAGCTATAATGATGCAACTGTGTCTGCGTTGTTGTCATTAGAGTTTACACATTTTAGTTCAGAACTTGATTTCGCTACGCCACCATTCCCACTTTCTGGCCAAACTTTGTATCATTTTCCAGAAACAGCGTTTACCGGAGAATTAAATGATGAAAGAACACAATTTGTTGGATTGAGTGCTGATACTACCTTTGATCAGGTGACAAAAAGCATTAGTGAGCATGGATTTGCAGTAGTTACATTACATCCACAAGAATTCTCATTATTTTATCACCAAAACTATCAAAACGATGTAAACTTTGCACAAATTGAACAATTGGAGATATTGTTTGGAAAACTAAATGAACACAACATTGACACCGTTTTGATAAGCGAAATAAATACCGAGCCAAACCAAAAATTAATTGTTCCTCAATGGATCAAAAACAACGCACAATGGTGGGTTGAAGACCGTGTTTCTACTGAGGAGTTTGTTAATTCTTTAGAGTTTTTAATTTCTGAGGATGTTATCCATGTGTCTCAAACAGAACAGACTGGAGTCTCGCATGAAATACCTGTATGGGTCAAACAAAATATTGAATGGTGGGCACACGGATTTACCAGTGATTTGGAATTTCTAAATGCAACTGAATTTTTAATACAAAACGGTATTATTCAAATTTGATTGAATTTTTTCAAATAAAAAATTATGGTGTTACAGGTTTTATGAAAAACACTGTAACACTACCATCATTGATCTTTACTTTTGATTTTCCAAACATGGGGTGTTTTGAAAGTTTCATTTTATGCCTCCGCAATTTGGAATCTGCTTGATATTGAAGCATCTTCTTGACACATTTCTATTTTGAAACATATCATGCATGTTCTGAACCTCTCGTCGTATTCCCATTGATGGTTATGGTTGTATTTCATTACGTGCTTTACATAAAATGAATATTTATCATTCTTTGAAAAACTGCGGGGTACCTTCATGGCACCCCGCAATTAATCCTACAATCTATTATATCTTCATACGTAATAGATAACATGCAAGTCCTACAAACAAACAAACGAATTGCCCTGACATCAAATTCATCCTCGTCTCATTCATCTAAACTAACATGGAAGGATGTACAGGGACTTTCATGGATATTTGAAGATGATTGGTGATGCTTAATAATCACTTATCATAAAAATATTCTATGAATCAAAATTTTCTAATTTTATTTTGTGGTGATGTGAATTGAAAATCATCTTCTTATTTAGCATGTTGATTATTGGTAGCTTGATTGGTACTGCACATGCTCAAAACACCTATGACATTAACATTCCTACTGGTGCCTCAGATCCTACTGCCCCCTTTTTTTGGCAAAGTGAAAAGGGTGGGGGCACAACAGGTGTAATTGAGATAATTGTTGGTGATACTGTAGTCTGGAAGAATGCTGATACCGTTGCACATACTGTGACTTCTGGAACTCCTGAAACTGGTCCTGATAACATGTTTAACAGCGGCTTGTTTGCTCCTGGAAAATCTTATCCATTACAATTCAATGAAGTTGGTAATTTTCCATATTTTTGTACTGTTCATCCTTGGGCAGTTGGAGAGGTTATAGTTACAGAAGGATTATCTGTGTTGCCTGATGTGGGTAAAAAAATAACTAATGGAGATTCCTCTTTTGATCTTGAATACAAATTTAGTCGATTACTTGATAATCCTCAAATTAACGTTGACCAAAAATCAATCACTTTTGAATTGATAGGGCAATCACAATCCTCTGATCATGATCTCTTTTTGAAGTTGCCTTCTGCACTTTTAGATGGGCCTTATGTGATCTGGGCTGATGGTGAAAAACTTGTTGATTTTGAACATGAACAAGAAAATGGACTCAATACTTTGCTGATTCCATTAACAGAGAAATCAAAAACACTTACAATTGTAGGAACATATGTCATTCCAGAATTTGGAACCTATGTGATGATAGTTTTACTAACTGCCATTGCGTCTGTCATAATGGTATCTTTCAAATTAAAATCAAACCTTATTCTACGTGTTTGATTTTAAAATTAGTCAACTCGTAAACTGGAAATTTCACATGTGCGGTTTTGACAAACTTGTTTAATAGTATCATTTATCAACAAGAAAAATCAAAAATTTCCAATTGAAATACCTGGTAATATTTTCTATATTTCTTGTAATGGGAACTGCTTTTGCACAAACCCCGTTTCGTGATACTGCAGGTTTAACACAAAATGGTATTGAATGGTGTGAGGAGAACTACCAATTATACCAAATGATGGGTAATGATTTTTTTGAGCATCATCACCATTCAATAGAATCCAGACTATGTGGGAATCTTTACAATGATGGTTTGTGGTTTTATACGGGATATGACAGATATCAAAAATTAATTGAACAAAGTAGAATGTATTACAATTTAGAGATACAAGAAAGCTTTGTGGAATCTAAAGAAGGAAAATTAGACACAAAACCTGTAGTTGTTGAAGAGATTCCGCAAGTGATATCCCAGCAACAAAAAGAATTAGAAAACATGAATAATGAATCTGAATCAAATGTGGTGGAACCTTCTACTTCAATTGAGCCAACATTAGATCAAAACAACGATTCTGACGCGGGAGGATGTCTAATTGCAACTGCTACATATGGCTCTGAACTGGCTCCTCAGGTACAACAACTAAGAGAATTTAGGGACAACAAATTATTACAAACAGATGCGGGTTCATTGTTCATGACTTCTTTTAATGAGATATACTATTCATTCTCGCCTACTGTTGCAGATTATGAAAGGAAAAATCCGGTTTTCAAGGAAATAGTAAAGGTTGCAATCACTCCGATGATTTCTAGTTTGTCTATTTTGAATAATGTTGATATGGATTCAGAAACAAAAGTACTAGGATATGGAATTTCATTGATCCTTCTAAATCTTGGAATGTATGTTGGAATTCCATCTGCATTGATTGTTGGAATTAGAAGAATTTAGAATCAAAACAATATTTTACAAATCAATTGTTCATCTAGTTTAAATTATCCATCTCAAACGTTCACTTGCCGTCATAAGGTTTGTAGGCATAACCTAGTTGGTGTATTCCATACGGAATGAAAAACCTTCAATCTTTGTTATAGATTTTATATAAGTGAATTTTTGCTCTTACAGTGAAAAATCAATCATTTCACGACATTGATAATTTCAATCAACTTTGTTTCAATTTCTTTTCCCATTAATTCTAATTCTTTATTTGATGCAACAGAAAGCAATTCAGTTGGTCTTGCTAAACTAATGTGATTTTCTCCATCTTTTTCAAATACTGCAATAGTGCATGGGAGTAATAACCCAATATTGGGATCAGAATCTAACGCTTTTTTTGCAGCTTGAGGATTACACACCTCTAGTAGTTTGTATTGATGTGGATAATCGACTCCTTTTTTAGCAAATATTTCCTTAAAATCAAGAGTCCCTAAAACTCCAAATTTTATTTCTGAAAGCTTGGTAGTAATTTCTTGAATGATTACATCGATATCTTTTTGTGTTTTTACGGTATAGTTAAAGGTCAACTATGAGGATAGAACAAACTACTGCATATAGTTTTGTGATGACTAAATGAGAACCTATT
This window encodes:
- a CDS encoding polysaccharide deacetylase family protein, coding for MVDKMIDKKLFLLFVGVLLIPSLASDVFAENTALQIELTYPNGDRVSLGNTNLVIESQDDSIHQELIGTSSEPYFTTELPVDSRYEILVYVNDMLAGTKYLSLDDKTEHLIKIPINPSVGMKFIAYYEDGKTPIEGALLELYSHNGNLIKSAKTDAEGKTLRFWVSSTIATGDHYRVKISISDDLVYESTEIRLGSGSSDFDIVTNWPAVVDFIKINSNLENYPNHSYEKNVVARVFNEQLEKSATFVRDSAHITELQVGKYQVWVFEKNNPSHLLANQTIIVDDNSGQYDVSVLNSLPESNVVSEPSLQVNSNPDKSEFLNDFSNLSWTKQSSSGQQTQNIDDNLLQLVTEGNNDAVFTRSSFDKMDLSDKKITISYSLDNISSLEQFWIYFSHDDFESWYTHKISVPKATDGKLLTYTFQISDSDITGEPDMSSLSQVQVRIKDNSVGPVTLNLYEFFIENTSSDQITNVGYSDLESCNCVAFRLDDIQDFFLADVQIELIKTFQRNNVDLTIGVIANQIGKDIDLTDFVSSVSDAPGIGFANHGWNHDDFAQFDTVGQEMLILRSNNKIVELFGVEPTVFIPPFNSYNDATVSALLSLEFTHFSSELDFATPPFPLSGQTLYHFPETAFTGELNDERTQFVGLSADTTFDQVTKSISEHGFAVVTLHPQEFSLFYHQNYQNDVNFAQIEQLEILFGKLNEHNIDTVLISEINTEPNQKLIVPQWIKNNAQWWVEDRVSTEEFVNSLEFLISEDVIHVSQTEQTGVSHEIPVWVKQNIEWWAHGFTSDLEFLNATEFLIQNGIIQI
- a CDS encoding PEFG-CTERM sorting domain-containing protein encodes the protein MKIIFLFSMLIIGSLIGTAHAQNTYDINIPTGASDPTAPFFWQSEKGGGTTGVIEIIVGDTVVWKNADTVAHTVTSGTPETGPDNMFNSGLFAPGKSYPLQFNEVGNFPYFCTVHPWAVGEVIVTEGLSVLPDVGKKITNGDSSFDLEYKFSRLLDNPQINVDQKSITFELIGQSQSSDHDLFLKLPSALLDGPYVIWADGEKLVDFEHEQENGLNTLLIPLTEKSKTLTIVGTYVIPEFGTYVMIVLLTAIASVIMVSFKLKSNLILRV
- a CDS encoding CFI-box-CTERM domain-containing protein → MGTAFAQTPFRDTAGLTQNGIEWCEENYQLYQMMGNDFFEHHHHSIESRLCGNLYNDGLWFYTGYDRYQKLIEQSRMYYNLEIQESFVESKEGKLDTKPVVVEEIPQVISQQQKELENMNNESESNVVEPSTSIEPTLDQNNDSDAGGCLIATATYGSELAPQVQQLREFRDNKLLQTDAGSLFMTSFNEIYYSFSPTVADYERKNPVFKEIVKVAITPMISSLSILNNVDMDSETKVLGYGISLILLNLGMYVGIPSALIVGIRRI
- a CDS encoding DUF302 domain-containing protein — encoded protein: MTFNYTVKTQKDIDVIIQEITTKLSEIKFGVLGTLDFKEIFAKKGVDYPHQYKLLEVCNPQAAKKALDSDPNIGLLLPCTIAVFEKDGENHISLARPTELLSVASNKELELMGKEIETKLIEIINVVK